A genomic segment from Nitrospirota bacterium encodes:
- a CDS encoding PAS domain S-box protein: MNKSNFKSDPWLWVIFVSVLAIGVIAGGYWYDQKQIQMIRNSKCHELRTIAQLKINQIVAWRNKSIFGIQVYASSPLFRGSAVRWLQESENPRLKDQILKEWELTRKLDGFKNIILADLDGNIKLSLNPDVTRLSPLTRKMVNKAATTEDVVFGDFFQSPSNSAIYIDVTAPILNTAGQPVAVLVLQLDPAKDLYPFIKFWPNPSPSSETLLVSKDGKVLFLNKLRYNPQSALTKSLPLTRLTNPAVQSALGQEDIFDGKDYRGVTVVADISHVPDTDWFLVTKVDKSEILADARERSLYIEMIVVLLLVLAGTGSGFIYRHQRERIYRKLYSAEKEHNDILEEFRITLYSIGDGVISMDKFGRIRHMNPVAEKLTGWNEAEARGKPLGEVFHIIHEKTRKVLNDPGESVLHKGGMVKLPEDVLLIARDGTEHPIADSAAPINGNRDKLIGIVLVFSDVTKEREARRALRESERRYRNFFMDDITGDFIATPDGELLDCNPAFLRMLGFKSVEEARKHNMTTLFSSPEASDDLLNLLIKDKKVLDHELEMRRVDGKPIQVIENVFGKFDSNGNLIEIQGYLIDITERKRLEQQLLQAQKMEAVGRLAGGVAHDFNNQLSVIMGYSEMALEETAKAGSVRHDYLQEILRAAQHSADLTRQLLAFARKQIISPRVLDLNNTVTDILKMLQRLIGEDIELIWKPGADLGKVKIDPSQIDQILANLLVNARDAISGVGRIIIRTENVVFDEAYCADHFGFIPGEFVLLEVSDNGCGMDKETMDNIFEPFFSTKEHGKGTGLGLATVYGIVKQNEGFINVYSEPGEGTTFRIYLSRFAEEASCVPAAPAPETVQQGTETVLLVEDEVTIMKMAKHMLEKLGYTVLAVSTPAEALRQIETYPEDIHLLITDIVMPEMNGRHLADQLCSIKPSLKCLFMSGYTANAIAHRGILEEGVHFIQKPFSIKDLSAKVREALASE; this comes from the coding sequence ATGAACAAATCAAACTTTAAAAGTGATCCCTGGCTCTGGGTTATTTTTGTATCAGTGCTGGCAATCGGGGTCATTGCCGGAGGCTATTGGTACGACCAGAAACAGATCCAGATGATTCGCAACTCAAAATGTCATGAATTGAGAACCATAGCGCAGCTTAAAATTAATCAGATTGTTGCTTGGCGTAATAAATCCATCTTTGGCATTCAGGTCTATGCATCGAGTCCTTTATTCAGGGGATCTGCCGTGCGATGGCTACAGGAAAGTGAAAACCCCCGCCTGAAAGATCAAATCCTTAAAGAATGGGAACTAACCCGAAAACTTGACGGGTTTAAGAACATTATACTCGCCGATTTGGATGGTAATATAAAATTATCGCTCAATCCTGATGTAACAAGGCTGAGTCCCCTTACAAGAAAAATGGTTAATAAAGCAGCAACCACGGAAGATGTTGTGTTTGGTGATTTTTTTCAAAGTCCCTCCAACAGTGCTATATATATTGACGTGACTGCACCGATTCTCAACACAGCCGGCCAGCCGGTTGCAGTGCTTGTTTTACAACTCGATCCGGCAAAAGATCTGTATCCGTTCATCAAGTTCTGGCCGAACCCGAGCCCGAGTTCAGAAACGCTGCTTGTAAGTAAGGATGGAAAGGTACTGTTTCTGAACAAGCTGCGGTACAATCCTCAGAGTGCTCTGACCAAAAGCCTTCCGCTAACACGGCTAACTAATCCGGCAGTTCAGTCGGCTTTAGGGCAGGAAGACATTTTCGATGGCAAAGACTATCGCGGTGTAACGGTCGTAGCCGATATTTCTCATGTGCCGGATACGGATTGGTTTCTGGTTACCAAGGTGGACAAAAGTGAGATTCTGGCTGATGCCCGCGAACGCTCACTTTATATCGAGATGATTGTGGTTCTTCTTTTAGTGTTGGCCGGTACAGGAAGCGGATTCATTTACAGACACCAACGTGAAAGAATCTACCGGAAATTATATAGTGCTGAAAAAGAGCACAATGATATCCTGGAGGAGTTCCGCATTACCCTTTACAGTATCGGTGACGGGGTTATCTCGATGGATAAATTCGGCAGGATTCGTCATATGAATCCTGTGGCTGAAAAGCTTACCGGCTGGAATGAAGCCGAGGCCCGGGGCAAGCCGCTTGGGGAGGTGTTCCACATAATCCATGAAAAAACGCGCAAAGTGTTGAACGATCCAGGTGAGAGTGTTCTCCATAAAGGGGGGATGGTTAAGCTGCCCGAGGATGTCCTTTTAATAGCCCGTGACGGTACGGAACATCCAATTGCCGACAGTGCCGCACCTATAAACGGAAACAGGGATAAGCTGATAGGCATTGTGCTGGTTTTCAGTGACGTTACAAAGGAGAGGGAGGCCCGGCGTGCATTGCGTGAAAGCGAAAGACGCTATCGTAATTTTTTCATGGATGACATTACCGGAGATTTTATTGCGACTCCAGATGGAGAGCTGCTGGATTGCAACCCGGCATTTCTCAGGATGCTGGGGTTTAAATCCGTAGAAGAGGCCAGGAAACACAATATGACAACCCTGTTTTCCTCACCTGAAGCAAGTGATGATCTTTTGAACCTTCTTATCAAAGACAAGAAAGTGCTTGATCATGAACTGGAAATGCGGCGTGTGGACGGAAAGCCCATCCAGGTGATTGAGAACGTCTTTGGGAAATTTGACAGCAACGGTAATCTTATCGAAATCCAGGGTTATCTGATTGACATTACTGAGCGGAAAAGACTGGAACAGCAGCTCCTGCAGGCTCAGAAGATGGAGGCCGTGGGCCGACTGGCCGGAGGTGTGGCCCATGATTTCAACAATCAACTTAGTGTGATTATGGGATACAGTGAAATGGCGTTAGAGGAGACTGCCAAAGCAGGCAGCGTCCGGCACGACTACCTTCAGGAAATCCTGAGAGCCGCTCAGCACTCTGCCGATCTTACCCGCCAGTTGCTGGCCTTTGCCAGAAAGCAGATTATTTCACCCAGGGTGCTCGACCTGAACAATACGGTAACGGACATACTCAAGATGTTGCAGCGGCTTATCGGCGAGGATATTGAGCTGATCTGGAAGCCTGGCGCTGATCTTGGTAAGGTGAAGATCGACCCGTCACAGATTGACCAGATACTGGCAAATTTATTGGTCAATGCCCGGGACGCTATCAGCGGTGTTGGAAGGATTATCATCAGAACAGAGAATGTCGTATTCGATGAGGCCTATTGCGCCGATCATTTCGGATTTATCCCCGGCGAGTTTGTTCTGCTGGAGGTAAGCGATAATGGTTGCGGCATGGACAAGGAGACGATGGACAATATCTTCGAACCCTTCTTTTCTACAAAGGAACATGGTAAGGGAACCGGCCTTGGACTGGCGACCGTATATGGCATCGTAAAGCAGAATGAGGGCTTTATCAACGTCTACAGCGAGCCGGGAGAAGGGACAACGTTCCGGATTTATCTGAGCCGGTTTGCCGAAGAAGCTTCCTGTGTTCCGGCGGCACCCGCACCTGAGACAGTTCAGCAGGGGACAGAAACTGTTCTGTTAGTGGAAGATGAGGTAACGATTATGAAAATGGCAAAACATATGCTTGAAAAGCTGGGCTATACGGTATTGGCTGTCAGTACCCCGGCGGAAGCTCTGCGACAGATCGAGACCTATCCGGAAGACATTCACTTGCTGATTACAGATATAGTGATGCCGGAGATGAACGGTCGGCATTTAGCTGACCAGCTCTGTTCCATAAAGCCTTCACTGAAGTGTTTGTTCATGTCTGGATACACGGCCAATGCCATCGCCCACCGCGGCATACTGGAAGAAGGAGTGCACTTTATCCAGAAGCCGTTTTCGATCAAGGACCTTTCAGCCAAAGTACGTGAAGCACTGGCATCTGAATAG
- a CDS encoding AbrB/MazE/SpoVT family DNA-binding domain-containing protein — MHRKICKIGNSQGVSIPNDLLEKLRLSRGSEVDVKLDEEHSRIIIEPARIKEYPEGINRDFVAQVNDFVKKYRPALKELAKK, encoded by the coding sequence ATGCACAGAAAGATATGCAAAATAGGGAACAGCCAGGGGGTCTCAATCCCTAATGACCTTCTCGAGAAACTACGCCTTTCTCGAGGGTCTGAAGTTGATGTAAAGCTGGACGAGGAACATTCCCGCATTATTATTGAACCGGCAAGGATAAAGGAATATCCAGAAGGAATTAACAGGGATTTTGTTGCACAGGTAAATGATTTCGTCAAAAAATACCGTCCTGCCCTTAAAGAACTTGCCAAAAAGTGA
- a CDS encoding type II toxin-antitoxin system death-on-curing family toxin has product MRYLSAEQVLFIHSRLIDETGGSHGIRDVGLLQSAVGRSKATYDGKDLYPDIFHKVAALMESLIKNHPFVDGNKRTAITSAGILLQMNGFIIETSQKDLERFTLGMAHGKIPVEDAAEWFKRNSLKIKKPV; this is encoded by the coding sequence GTGAGATATCTCTCTGCAGAACAGGTACTCTTCATACATAGCAGGCTGATTGATGAAACAGGGGGGTCCCATGGTATCAGGGATGTTGGACTTCTTCAGTCAGCTGTGGGACGATCAAAAGCGACATACGACGGAAAGGACCTTTATCCTGATATCTTTCATAAGGTTGCTGCCCTTATGGAATCCCTCATCAAGAATCATCCATTTGTAGATGGCAACAAAAGGACAGCAATAACGTCTGCCGGTATTCTTCTTCAGATGAATGGATTCATAATAGAAACAAGTCAAAAGGATCTTGAGCGTTTTACCCTTGGTATGGCACATGGAAAAATCCCTGTGGAAGACGCAGCAGAATGGTTTAAACGTAATTCATTGAAAATAAAAAAACCGGTTTAG
- a CDS encoding radical SAM protein yields the protein MTAIGTLLKKTIPGQLVIQYTDICNARCPQCGMRVSEKFPRSKLSTDVVKQIIDSASQRGMQAISFTGGEPFLFFDEIIRMIKYAGDAGIKYIRTGTNGFLFADHDSPGYRDRIAGIAEKLAETGIYTFWISIDSAVPEVHESMRGLPGVIEGIKKALPIFHEHGIYPSANLGINRNINGLFPGRKMDAVEFYEYFRGAFKNFFDFIIDMGFTISNACYPMSSDSGPVHNDAVYRATSEDDVVKFAAHQKPLLFKALFDTIPAYRSRIRIFSPRSSLFSLIRQYTAGDWNCYPCRGGEEFFFIDARSGDTYPCGYRGDESLGKFWEMDLSDKDCRPVCRKCDWECFRDPSELFGPFRDLTSSPLGFFKRMVTDRAYMKLWIQDIQYYRACDFFNGRTLPDLKKLSKWGSA from the coding sequence ATGACCGCAATCGGAACACTTTTGAAGAAAACCATCCCCGGACAACTCGTTATTCAGTACACGGATATCTGCAATGCACGCTGTCCGCAGTGCGGGATGAGGGTTTCTGAAAAATTCCCAAGATCAAAACTCTCTACTGATGTGGTAAAACAGATAATTGATTCTGCCTCACAGAGGGGGATGCAGGCCATCTCTTTTACCGGCGGCGAGCCCTTTCTCTTTTTTGATGAGATAATCAGGATGATAAAGTATGCAGGGGATGCCGGCATTAAATATATAAGGACCGGGACAAACGGTTTTCTCTTTGCAGATCATGACAGCCCGGGATACCGCGACAGGATTGCCGGGATTGCAGAAAAACTTGCTGAAACCGGGATTTATACCTTCTGGATAAGTATTGACTCAGCAGTTCCCGAGGTTCACGAATCCATGAGGGGGTTACCGGGGGTAATCGAGGGCATTAAAAAGGCCCTGCCCATATTTCACGAGCACGGGATTTACCCGTCGGCAAACCTTGGGATAAACAGAAATATAAACGGCCTTTTTCCCGGAAGAAAAATGGATGCAGTGGAGTTTTATGAGTATTTCAGGGGGGCATTCAAGAACTTTTTTGACTTTATCATAGATATGGGTTTTACTATTTCAAATGCATGTTATCCCATGAGCAGTGACAGCGGTCCTGTACATAATGACGCTGTTTACAGGGCAACGTCAGAGGATGATGTTGTGAAGTTTGCAGCACATCAGAAACCGCTGCTCTTTAAAGCCCTTTTTGATACTATTCCAGCCTACAGGTCGAGGATAAGGATCTTCTCTCCAAGGAGCTCCCTCTTCAGCCTGATAAGGCAATATACTGCCGGAGACTGGAACTGCTATCCCTGCAGGGGTGGAGAGGAGTTTTTCTTTATAGATGCCCGCAGTGGTGACACCTATCCGTGCGGATACAGGGGAGACGAGAGCCTCGGCAAGTTCTGGGAGATGGATTTATCAGATAAGGATTGCAGGCCTGTTTGCAGGAAATGCGACTGGGAGTGTTTCAGGGATCCCTCTGAACTTTTTGGCCCCTTCCGGGACCTCACCTCATCCCCCCTCGGTTTCTTTAAGCGGATGGTGACGGACCGTGCATACATGAAACTATGGATTCAGGACATCCAGTACTACAGGGCCTGCGACTTCTTCAATGGCCGGACGTTGCCTGATTTAAAGAAACTTTCAAAATGGGGTAGTGCCTGA
- a CDS encoding glycosyltransferase gives MKQLYRSDLHVHSNFSNKSSIWAMRKLNCPESFTSPRFIYNTARKMGMDYVTITDHNTIDGALEIAHMPGVFISAEVTAYFPENGCKIHVIVLDVSESSFRELMTLGRNVYELVAYLQTEGIVHFVSHPLYDMNEKLTVDVIEKMLMMFDVFEVKNGARAEQFNSLISSVVSSLDPDSYERLLDRHDISPCSVTSWHKATVGGSDDHSGFFIARAYTVTRKGRTLDDFLASIGEKRVWAEGDDGDPLTLAHSIYGIGYRFYSERLKSGTRNATPFIDYLLNRLFDENSGKVSLIDKIKFFVRKNIPEMYNSYDDRSFEEILDREAKRLVNDMSFLKSINSEDRNRRIFRITSYLANRMIYIYTNQLLKIPSSNGIFRILQLLNSIGMVHLLISPYYVAFFHQHRSKRLMSGLKGRFGLNGSGGCEKTVLFTDTINEINGVAITIKKLIETSKTRGVELTVVTCNNQETGAGDGIMNFKSVGEFAIPEYPELRLHFPPILDVVDFLEKEGFTRIHASTPGILGLLALLVSKLMDIPISATYHTDIPQYVKSLTDDVFLENTAWNYIIWFYSQMDEVLVPSKSTENQLIEKGLSPEKIRPLPRWVDTGVFSPEKRNEAMWQRYSLNGEMKFLYVGRISKEKNLELLADAFIETINRGFCVDLVVVGDGPYRSELEKRLSGYPVLFTGFLEGEALSAIYASSDVFVFPSTTDTFGNVVLEAQASGLPVIVSDKGGPRELMINNETGIVISADNKTLLADALALFLMNREKTGIMGESARRFVENKAIHPKDMYSTILRDSFAGAVVE, from the coding sequence ATGAAACAGCTCTATAGATCGGACCTGCATGTGCATTCAAACTTTTCCAACAAATCCTCCATCTGGGCAATGAGAAAGCTTAACTGTCCGGAGAGTTTTACCTCGCCCCGTTTTATTTACAATACAGCCAGAAAGATGGGCATGGACTATGTAACGATAACAGACCATAACACAATAGATGGTGCACTGGAGATTGCCCACATGCCCGGTGTCTTTATAAGTGCTGAGGTTACAGCATACTTTCCGGAAAACGGATGCAAGATTCACGTTATCGTTCTGGACGTATCCGAGAGCAGTTTCAGGGAGCTTATGACCCTGGGAAGAAATGTTTACGAACTTGTAGCATATCTCCAGACGGAGGGCATTGTCCATTTTGTCTCTCATCCCCTTTACGACATGAATGAAAAGCTGACTGTGGATGTCATTGAGAAGATGCTGATGATGTTTGATGTCTTTGAGGTGAAGAATGGTGCAAGGGCGGAGCAATTTAATTCGTTGATAAGCAGCGTTGTATCTTCACTCGACCCTGATAGTTATGAAAGACTGTTGGACCGGCATGATATATCTCCGTGCAGTGTGACCTCCTGGCATAAGGCAACGGTTGGGGGCTCTGATGACCATAGCGGATTTTTTATTGCGAGGGCATATACGGTTACCCGGAAAGGCAGGACTTTGGATGATTTCCTGGCCTCGATAGGAGAGAAACGTGTGTGGGCAGAGGGGGATGACGGCGACCCCTTGACCCTTGCCCACAGCATATATGGTATTGGCTACAGATTTTACTCTGAGAGACTGAAATCAGGGACCAGGAATGCGACCCCGTTTATCGACTATCTGTTAAACAGATTATTTGACGAGAATTCAGGAAAGGTTTCCCTTATCGACAAGATAAAGTTCTTTGTAAGAAAGAATATCCCTGAGATGTATAACTCTTATGATGACAGGAGTTTTGAGGAGATACTCGACCGTGAGGCAAAGAGACTTGTTAATGATATGAGCTTTCTGAAGAGCATCAACAGTGAGGACAGAAACAGGAGGATATTCAGGATAACGAGTTATCTTGCAAACAGGATGATATACATCTATACAAATCAGTTGCTGAAGATACCATCCAGTAACGGCATTTTCAGGATACTACAGTTATTAAACAGTATCGGGATGGTTCATCTGCTCATCTCGCCATACTATGTCGCATTCTTTCATCAGCACCGGAGTAAGAGGCTTATGAGCGGGTTAAAGGGACGGTTTGGACTCAATGGCTCCGGGGGCTGCGAAAAGACCGTGCTCTTTACAGATACCATTAATGAAATAAACGGCGTGGCCATTACAATAAAGAAGCTGATCGAGACATCAAAAACCAGGGGTGTTGAGCTGACAGTGGTTACATGCAATAATCAGGAGACAGGGGCAGGGGACGGAATAATGAATTTCAAGTCTGTTGGAGAATTTGCAATTCCGGAATACCCTGAGCTCCGCCTGCACTTCCCCCCTATTCTTGATGTGGTTGATTTTCTTGAAAAGGAAGGGTTTACCAGGATTCATGCAAGCACTCCCGGAATCCTTGGTCTCCTGGCCCTCCTTGTATCAAAGTTGATGGACATCCCGATCTCGGCAACGTATCACACGGATATCCCTCAATACGTAAAGAGTCTTACGGACGATGTCTTTCTTGAAAACACTGCCTGGAACTATATAATCTGGTTTTACAGTCAGATGGATGAAGTGCTCGTCCCGTCCAAAAGCACCGAGAATCAACTTATTGAAAAGGGTCTGTCCCCTGAAAAGATAAGGCCGTTGCCCAGATGGGTTGATACCGGGGTCTTTTCTCCAGAGAAGAGGAACGAGGCCATGTGGCAGAGATACAGTCTGAACGGAGAGATGAAGTTTCTCTACGTTGGGCGTATCTCAAAGGAGAAAAACCTTGAGCTTCTGGCCGATGCCTTTATTGAGACGATCAACCGGGGGTTTTGTGTTGACCTTGTTGTGGTCGGAGACGGGCCGTACAGGTCTGAACTTGAGAAGAGATTGAGTGGATATCCTGTTTTGTTTACAGGTTTTCTTGAAGGAGAAGCACTCTCTGCAATATATGCCTCTTCAGATGTCTTTGTCTTTCCAAGTACAACCGATACCTTTGGAAATGTAGTGCTTGAGGCACAGGCGTCGGGTTTGCCGGTTATAGTTTCTGACAAGGGGGGGCCAAGGGAGTTAATGATAAACAATGAAACAGGTATTGTTATAAGTGCCGACAACAAAACATTGTTGGCAGACGCCCTTGCGCTTTTTTTAATGAACAGGGAAAAGACCGGAATCATGGGTGAGAGTGCAAGGCGGTTTGTCGAGAACAAGGCCATACACCCCAAGGATATGTACTCTACAATTCTCAGGGATTCCTTTGCCGGGGCCGTGGTTGAATGA
- a CDS encoding response regulator, whose translation MERTARKILVIDDDERHLVAAKGLLEDAGYEVVTHNHWIGSTSAVMKLKPDLVLLDINMPALSGDRLSMLFRTNGSTRNVPVVFYSSNDEDSLRKSALKCGVAGYICKGDVFELRRKVGFYLDTACRET comes from the coding sequence ATGGAAAGAACTGCAAGAAAGATACTGGTTATAGATGATGATGAGAGGCATCTTGTTGCTGCAAAAGGGCTTTTGGAGGATGCAGGGTATGAGGTGGTTACCCACAATCACTGGATCGGCTCTACCAGTGCAGTGATGAAACTCAAGCCTGACCTTGTGCTGCTCGATATTAATATGCCGGCACTGTCCGGTGACAGACTCTCCATGCTGTTCCGTACTAACGGCAGTACCAGGAATGTGCCGGTGGTGTTTTACTCATCAAATGATGAAGACAGCCTGAGAAAGTCGGCTTTGAAATGCGGGGTTGCAGGGTATATATGTAAGGGGGATGTCTTTGAACTAAGGAGAAAGGTCGGGTTTTATCTCGATACGGCCTGCCGGGAGACGTGA
- a CDS encoding ATP-binding protein, producing the protein MESVQEHSLSVGRLVTSREYIPPCTAVTCVAERFFNSSSMDAVALVECREPVGLATRSKLLFRLFRRFGFELYGKKPIISIADSEPLIIHEDERLDVAMDTALDRPTDNVYDDIIVVNNSGNYMGLLSVKQMVIQQSNALVNSVIQKEMAREKAKDLEKINRIKSQFIANVTHELRSPLNAIIGLTELMKMSYEKGNIEQMKNRLAMLMSSSTYLRAIVTNVLDLSKLEAGKMEAVNERFDMVPILREVAATTRVLLGNKPVSVEVIAHDGPVFMVSDPVKVRQILTNIINNAAKFTESGRIVLALGSEKERLKISVSDTGIGIREDNLKKIFEAFSQIEYAGTKRYEGTGLGLTITRNLLTILGGSISVSSKPGEGTTVDIYLPFKNNGKKEL; encoded by the coding sequence ATGGAATCAGTACAGGAGCATTCCCTGTCAGTTGGAAGACTGGTAACATCCAGGGAATATATACCACCGTGCACTGCAGTCACCTGTGTGGCTGAAAGGTTTTTTAATTCGAGCAGTATGGATGCTGTGGCACTGGTTGAATGCAGAGAACCCGTAGGACTTGCCACAAGGTCCAAACTGCTCTTCAGGTTGTTCAGGAGATTCGGGTTTGAGCTTTACGGGAAAAAGCCTATCATATCAATAGCCGATTCCGAACCGCTTATTATACACGAAGATGAAAGGCTGGATGTGGCTATGGATACAGCATTGGACAGGCCCACAGATAATGTTTATGACGATATAATAGTGGTGAACAACAGTGGAAATTATATGGGGCTTCTTTCCGTAAAGCAGATGGTGATACAGCAGAGTAATGCCCTTGTAAACAGCGTTATCCAGAAAGAGATGGCAAGGGAAAAGGCAAAGGACCTTGAGAAGATTAACAGGATCAAATCACAGTTTATCGCAAATGTCACACATGAGCTCAGGTCGCCGTTAAATGCCATAATCGGGCTGACAGAACTTATGAAGATGTCGTATGAGAAAGGGAATATAGAACAGATGAAGAACCGCCTGGCCATGCTGATGTCCAGCTCAACCTATTTAAGGGCCATTGTAACCAATGTCCTTGACCTTTCAAAGCTTGAGGCCGGAAAGATGGAGGCCGTCAACGAGAGATTTGATATGGTCCCGATACTCCGTGAGGTAGCTGCCACTACACGAGTGCTCCTTGGGAACAAACCTGTAAGTGTTGAAGTGATTGCCCATGATGGACCTGTATTCATGGTATCAGACCCGGTCAAGGTCAGGCAGATTCTGACCAACATTATTAACAATGCTGCAAAGTTTACAGAGAGCGGCAGGATTGTTCTGGCCCTTGGCTCTGAAAAAGAGAGGCTGAAAATATCAGTAAGCGATACCGGTATAGGCATCAGGGAAGACAACCTCAAGAAGATATTTGAGGCATTCAGTCAAATAGAGTATGCCGGGACCAAAAGGTATGAGGGGACAGGGCTCGGCCTGACCATAACCAGAAACCTGCTGACTATTTTGGGAGGCAGTATCTCGGTCTCGAGCAAGCCTGGTGAAGGCACGACCGTGGATATTTATCTGCCATTTAAAAATAATGGGAAGAAGGAGTTATAG